The Elgaria multicarinata webbii isolate HBS135686 ecotype San Diego chromosome 1, rElgMul1.1.pri, whole genome shotgun sequence genome includes the window AAACTCCACATTTAAATTCCTCTGGATTGTGGTTAGAAAAAGATAGTGTAGAGATTTCAGTTTTAAAGTCTCCAAATAGCAGGCATGAAAATGCTGTAAAGTAAGCGGTTACTAAGACTGTCCAGTAAGTAATCATTCTCATATAcaccaaatatattttaaaatgtgaaaatccaTAGTTCATTCTCTATGTGGATCCCTATACTATATGCAATAAGTGCTTGTCTGAAGGATCTATTTCCTATAGCATGCATCATGATACTACCACACCACCAAGAAACTGGCACACAGCTGCTTTTCAGTGACATGGTTATTGGTGTACAAGCTGTACCATAAACCAGAAAAACAAGAACTCTGGAGTGTAAAAGTAAACATTAATTAGTGTTCATTATCTTACTATGAGATCTTACCACTTCAACTCGTGCAAGAATGATCGGAAATCCAAAGGCAGAAACCACAACTCCAGTTGTGAAGAAATATGCCAGTTCCATGCAGGCACTACTTGCAGCATCTGTATCATCACTTACTCTTTTTGCAATGAAGTGAGGAATAGGACTTATGCAGTAAAAAATCAAGACAAATAAGGGCCAATAGACACTGCAGAATGACAAAGAATACAGGaagttaaagcattttaaaatgaacttttatGCACAACTAATTTTCTTCCTATGGAAACATACagaaacacacactcacaaactATATACATGGGAGTAATATATTGAAACATGAATACAATAAGGCCATATGCCTTTGTCCttctacccccaccccttccAAGATATCCAGTTCTCCACACCttaatttttcttcattttctgcCATTACACTGCCCTGCTTCCTCTCTAAATTCCTCAATACCTACTTCTTATTCATTTAGGTTTAAAGAATGGAAGCCCCGTTTTATACAAAGATGAAAGAAAGTATGGTCTGCAAAAGCGTGATCTAGGGTTTAAGGGCGGGGGAGTTAAGGAAACTAAGTGACTTAAGTAAGTTAATGATGAACAATATCAAATCCAGGTGGGAGTTTGTATACAAATCAAATGTATATGTATGATGCAATACTTGACTTATGTAACCAGgactaaagaaaaataaacaattaaaattaaaaaagaaaagaaaaagatacttGTTATGCCAAATCatagcttccctttcctcctccataGTAGCACTGCTCTTCCATACGCTAACCCCATGACTGTCTCTGATCCTACGTTACCCACTCATATCAGTCATCAAATGTAGACTCAGTTTAAACTAAAAAAGCATTCAAATTGTATTGTATGTAAAAAAGCATTCAAATTGTCCAAATAAGTGtgcttaaaataaaatagatagcACTGACATATATCTCAAAATAATATATTCTTACCCATAATGTTCTAGGGCACACCCCAACATAAGAAACGTCAGACCAATAACGCCAGTGAATGATAAGCCAACCAAGGCTGCACaagcagaaataaaagaaattaaatcaCTAAACTGTTTAACTTTTAATAACCCAAGTTCAATTAGAAAATCACTATCCAGTTACTGACATGACATAAATTATCTGGTATTAAATTCAAAAGTGACAATACAAAGTGATCCATTATTTCAATTAAATGTGCAGCCTCCTAATGCAGTAAATGTTCTAATGGGACAAACATCTACGTAACTTCCAACATTCATACTTCCAAGTCAGGAGCTTCTGttataattttaataatttttaaaattattttgcttGATCCCCTTAATTATACTTCGGCtgaatcctatacacacacttacctgggagaaagacTCACTGAacacagatgacacgctaagccacagtggttacacatttggagctaaacattatggcttaacgtgtcatgtgacccatgacttagtgtgtggtgtgaaccattcctaatcaatgtggctacataaccacgatttaaacatgctcattaatcatttactgcaaaagggttagctgcctaatgtgttgtctgaataggctcagtgggacttccaagtaaatacgcataggattgtgctgtattgTTTAGAAAGgtattttaggatgcaatcctatgcatgtttatacagaaaaaagttctacaacgcccatgctggctggggaattctgagagttgtaagacttttttctgtctagacaggcACAGAATTGTTCCTAAAGGACACCACACTCTGCACATATCAGTGGCTACAAGAAACATACTTACATATCAAAAGGTTTATGAAAACTATGGAGTAAAAGCAAGCTGTGGAATTAGGCTGACCAGATCCAAAGTATGTCAGAGCGTCTGAATTTTTAGTAGGTTTCTAGAAGGGGGAATTTCATTGTCCTGCCCTCCTGTTTTCCCCGCCCATTATGACTTCCTGCACCTACCAGAACTCCCGGTTCTACACAATTAAACAAAGAAATTGGCCCTGCCCTGTTTGGCgtctggattccctgtgtgtgaTTTAGGTTGCCACCAGAGTTTCAAAGCAACACCCAGGAAAAGCATAATACGACAAAGCGAAACtagcaacaaaacaaacaaagaaaaaaatacagtGCAGAAGTTTGCTCCGCTTGCCAACAGGAAGCCACACTGCATACAagacacaatcctttgcatgttctgacagaaaaaagtcctacaactaccagcattccccatccaacatggctggctagggaatgttgggagttgtaggactttttttctgtctaacaatGCATAGATTTGCGCCCTATGGGGCATCTTAGAAGAGACCAAgatgaggagcaaaaggaagaactgGGCGCTGAATCTTCGGGCGGCAGGGAAGGGCTttttttcggggtggggtggggagaatatgCGGGAGCCATAGAGAAGGACGGGGATAGGAAGAGAGGAAATATCTGAAAGACCTCGCGGGGGAGGGGGCGTCTGTCGGAGAGCGGAAAGCCCGGGCCATTACCTTTAATCCCTGCCATGTCCCCTTCTTTTAAGGGGGGACCTTCGCTTCTTGGGACGCTTTCCGGACTCTGAATCAGAGGAGGCGGAGAGCAGGTTAGCTTCTTCCGCCTTCTGTCCACGTGGTGCTGTCCtaacccttccccttcccctaggAAAAAGAGCTGCTTTGTAGCAATAGGAAAATAGGGTTTTTAATATCTGTGATCTGCCTTCCCGAGCATAAGGACGGTGCCAACGTATGCCTGGCCGCCACTCGCTAATGCTTCAGTGACCCATTCTAGCGGGTGGGGAGTCAATTGGCTGCTTTCTTCAGAGAAATCATCTTCAGAACAGGTTGCATCTGACGAAATaatccagtgttagtctaacttcagtcgcattcatttcagtgggtctactctaaataaggCTAAGATTGAATACTACCGGCAGTgaccacgaaagcttatgccagaataaacgtgttcgtctttaaggtgcgacaagattctgtttgtttttctttaaaaaaaaaatgtttatcgtTGTGCTGCTTTCAGCTATTCGATTAATTCTCTCCCCGCTCTCCCTTCCACCACACATATATGTAGATAATTAGAAGTTATTCTCCACCATTAGAATCTAGTTGTACAACTGCAGATCATATGTAATGCTGCGTGTACTGAAACCAGGTATAATACAAGTAGAAGCCTCGTCTGAATACTGCATTTTCTTTTGTAAAGTAAACATGAGCAATTTAAATACTTGTGCACCTTGTAATTTCTATTTTTCCTTATCCCGTTCCGCATGTTATACAAACGAAGAAGCACCATGCGTAGAAACACACAGCTCTGCCTACCCAGCACACATTAACATGGATGATCCTCTAGGTCTAAACTGGAAGGCTTTTCTGTCTCATGCATCCATGCTAATCACATGGGGGTGGAAGAAGATATGCATGGGATGCTGCCTCTTTTTACACACATTGCTTCTTCACAGATGTAATAATGGGTCAAGGGTTATTGTTTTCAAAAGTTATAGTTTTTCCACAGTAAAAATTGTGTATTTACTATTTCACCATACTGTACAGGGGGGAAGGATGTATTCTacaagaacaacaaaacaaaacagggaccATGTTTGCATTCAGTGTAACTTCATCTTTGTAATGTTCCGAGACTTAAGCTCTTCTAGAGAAAGAAAAGCAATAGTAAGTTTATATAtgaactagctgatatacccagagTTGCTCGTGTTCCCTAAGATATATGtcctgtgaggtaatcatcttaaagtaggaGGCCGGTACTAGGCCTTTGAGTTaagttttaaaagaataaaatttgtatcttttttttttaacctctctcACCTTCACAACAGCCCAGCAAGGTAGTCCTGTGCTAGTCCTGtgagataaatttatttatttctctctctctctctcctcacccctgcCCCATGATTATCCTTGTtctgacttgcccaatgggagtcctgccactgaagctcatgggaagtgaagtctggctaaGCCACtccacactgcactgtgcaaTCGGTACCCATAGGTAGGCCATGAAggagccagccagctgactgacAAGTTGGTCGTTGCCATTGGCGACAGCCACagagctgcaccctccttccctcccactgccTAGCGACTGAGGCAGCCTGCCCCAGGCATTCTCCCTTTCGGCCCTGGATGGccagccacttccagatgatgactTCCAAAACCCAATaagtcttccctcctgcccaaggcatgctgggagttgtaggtgtaagcctagttttttttattaatttttttttaaatgcttaaaaccccaaatttcatgtttttagatttttctggtacattgtacaggcATACCTATCAGCGTGCCCAATTTCAAGTTTTTAACtcatctgaaagtgggtaaacatttccagacatacatcccacacacatactttcagctttataggtagagatgaagCCTATTGCTCTTCTAAACATATAAAAGGAACTTAAAGCAACACACACAAATAGAAATCTGCAGGAAAAGATGTAATTAGTCTCAGTTCAGTGAGTTCATTCCCTTGTAAGTGAATTTAGGATTACTGCCTCAGTTTCCTCAGTCCGCTGTATGATTGTCCCAAATGGTGGCTATATTTTACAACTCGAGACTTTCCATCTCTACAAtggataaaatacaaataaagtgGGATGTGTTATTTgagcttttttttaatatatacaaatattttaGACCAGTTACAGTTCATtgagtatatttgtatatttacaACAAAAAAGTACAATAGGGTTTTTATTCAAACAGTAATCCTGAACATTGACAAGCTCTGTATTACTaaaggaaaaatggggggaagccTGTTTGAATTCAGTAATTTTGACACCTATTGGTCTCACTTTCATGCACCATAAAAACACTGCAGTTAGAGGAGCTGTTTCAGTTGGGTaaatttttctttttactgtaatTGATGTAGTTTAATGATATCTTGTATGTTGTGAAAAAATTAGTTATCTTGGCCTTAAAAAAACAGGTCTAATTTACAAAGCCAATGTCATTTAGTAACTTCAGAAATGTATGCTatattaattaaatacatttatatattgtAAGCATAGTTCACACAATATCTACAGATGTGAATGAAAGAGTAAAACAAGTCACAAGAACATGATTCACAttccaaaatgtttttaatagACAAGCACATACTTGATCAAAACATTTCATAATATGTTAATAAATAACATCCAGTTTGTTATAGGTGTTCAAACATCTTAATGTTTTGTACATATAAAAAGGAGAACTTGGTGGTTTTGTTTCACATTGGCAGTAAATGGCAATAAATAAAGGATTAGTACAACAAAAAGATGGCATTTAACATAAAAAAAATGTAGGCTGGTTGACATGCTGTTGTATCAGCAGAAAAAGGTTTCCCACTAGAAAATCAGAACAGAAAAACAGATTGTCTTAAACACTAATTTGACAAAGTTTTTCACATCATCTAGAGATTTCCCCTTTTAAGAATGCATATGGAAACCTTTCTGCCCATCCACTAGCTGCCTAGCAAAAATACAGATGACCAGgggtttcccccatcccccatgcacTGACTTTTGTACCTACCAGCAAACAGCTCCATGAGGAAATGAGCTGTATAATAGGATCCAAGGTGTTATGAGATTCCAGTGCCATGGTTTGCCTTCAAGAAATTGTAAGTATCTTGTTTTCAAGAGGAATCTCACCTCAGAATCTATAAACATGATGGACCTCTTCAAACAACCCAGTTCTACATTGCTCTTGCTGCAGTTGGACTTAATGTCAACTGCTTGAATGGGAAAAAGAGCACATAACTTTAATCCACCTCATGCTTGAGACTGGATTTAATTcggaaaacatcaggaaaaaaaactgcCATTATAAGTTTCTCTGCAAAAGGAGAAACATTTCAAAGTGCAATGTAAAATTAGTTTTGTAAGAAGATGATAGAACACACTTTTGTTATACCTTCATAGATACTGCCATGTGAATATATGAACATTATTGCTTACTGGGCCAACATATCTTTTGTAGGtaaattgatttgtttttttcttctgttttttctttcttcctttttgatTATCTCAGATCTGACAAAGCTATATGAACTGTGATAAATTACCTAGAAAAGTTTAGAAGGTGAGGCTATGTCATATCTTCAGTTAGTGTTCACAAATGATCTGGGACACAATGGATATTGACtgaatttaaattaataatgtgaATGAATTAAGAAGAACAGAACTACACAATGTCAATTGAGAAGAAATGATTCACCTTTGCTTTAAATGCAGTTTTTAAAGATGTTACTTTAactgggaatttttaaaaagcctttgcaAGATATTAGCTCATACTCTCACTTTCTATTAATGCACAGCAGTCAAGTCAGTGCTCTGTTGATTTGGACTTCTGcccaaataataatttaaagacaTCTCCCAAATTGTATGTTGTATGGTGGTGCGGAATATCTAATTATTTGCTTGTCTGAAACATGAAATACAGTACTATGCTTAAGGCAGCAGTAAGTTGCCAGAGACATATCCAGTTGTCTAGCCATCATATTCAAAAACATACTACAAGAAATAATTGAAGGAGCAAATTATTCTGAGAGATACCGTAGATGCAAATGACTACATATGAATGTATATCCTTAAGTTTTGAGAAAGTTTGTCCTGGACACAAGTTTTTAAGATTAAATCACATTCCTAAAGTACAGGGTCCATTTGGACAATGGTGGAAGAAACCATCCATTTCATCTTACTTGTTCCAAGACAAACAATCCCAGTTTGCTAGAATGCCTCCTTACCTACCCTGTTTAAACCTGAAAGAACACTATATGATTAACCCCTTGAACTCCTCTCTTTGCATCTGTATTTCATGGCATATGCAAGCAGCAGCTTCCATATTTTTTCCCTCTCCATGAGAAAAGATTTTGATATTGGGgcagattttattattttctaatttccagCCAGATATCAGTTCAGCCATGAAAAATCTTGTGGCAAGGAATTATATGAGCACTAGCACAGGTCTACAGCGATGTCTGAGGAAGTATGCTAATACAAGGGCTTTTGGCCTTGGTTTTCAAATTCTGACCAGGCATCGTTGAGCTCCATAAAAATCATCTTTGCATATTGTTCGTATGGCTGCCCTGTAGCCTAGGGGGGAAATCAAACAAAAGGCATATcataaacaaattaaaagcagTTTAAAGATAATATTGTTTGCACAGAAAGTGACCAACAAGAGTTTGGGTTTACATTAAGTTTATCATACTAGAGAGCAGATTGTAGGGCTAGTGCAAGCTTTTGGAGCAAATCCATAAGAGTCACtattccacacacaaaaactttGCTAGCATGTATCCCCACATCTACCGGTTAGCCATTCGTGAGCTAAAAAAAACCTAGAGCAATTTTGTTATAAGGCTTGGTTGCCTAGAGGCTTTTCTTAGTcatcaaactgcccagagagcctaggctgttgggcagtataaacatgaaataaataaataatcaaaagcCATAAAGCAAGTGGCCATAAACTTGATCTGTGTACACATTTAACCCTGGGTAGTTGGATACATTTTTATGGTACAATAGAAATGGTTGCTCTTGGTACATATTCATTTTTACCTACTGTGAATTACCTACATTGTAATCTACAGTGTAGGCTTGCAGCTGCCAAGAGATCAACACAGTAGTTACCTATTGATATACCTCTTGTGAACTATAAAAACATGTTGCTCATCATAACCTCAAACCTTGTCCATAACCTTGTCAACATGTTAACTATGTTTGCTACATCAGGCATTTATTCCTCAAATATCAGTTTTATGATTCACAGTCTACACCGCCCCGACAGTAGCAGAATGGACTATTAGCACAATAGGCACTAGTGGCTCCTGAAACAACCAGAAATGTGCagcaatgctcatttccagaatgtgGCAGGTCACCAGAgctcatttctgctcatttccagggttatttGAGGAACTACTAGTTCCTGTTGCATTAGTGTCATAGAACTAGCAGAGGCACTGTAGCAgtttagaatatggtcaattgtttttaaaagtatttttgctGTGAACACCTCTTAGATTTACAATTACAGGATCAGAAACATACAAGCGAACAAATAGGAAAAGTATCATCTGTTCATTCACTTGACTGAACAACACTGGAATTTTCAGACTGTTTATGATAATGAAGAGTCCTAATAATACAGTTACACAGCTCTGACTTCTGTAGTTACTATCAGCCTATctcctatacacacacatgcaaaacatTCTTTCCACCCAACCAATCTTAACCCATTCTCACATCTTCTGATGACTTATGTTCTGTCTTATCACGAGTGAGGAACAGTCAAGATAAACTTTCCCCCAGCAAATCACATCACTGGTAATAAATACTATGTCAAATGCCTCCTGTGTAATATAGTTAGTGACTAATATCATTTTAAACTAACACATTAATTAGGCAAGAGATGAATCTAAAAGTATTATTACTTACTTTATCAGGATGAACAACAAGCACTGCTCTCCGGTAAACCTTCTTCACTTGCTCTGGAGTTACAAGATCTGCCATGCCAATTGGTTTCCATTTTGTTTCTCCTTCCCATAGCACCGTATGCATTGTGGATAACAATGCTCTAatgtttctttccttcccttcAATCCATTCAAGGATCTGTGTAGAAACATATTAAGTTCTTAACCAAACTGTAATTCAACATCCATGCCACCTGGAATATACAAGCGCTCACAGTTGAATGGAATGGCTAATAGTTTGTTTCAGATTTCGGGGGGGAGATAATGAAAGATCAAACTACTACCTATAAAGTTGCTTCTGGAAGCATGATTTCTGTTAGTATCTATCTCTAGCTTTTCAAGGGCTGGGGAAAAAAGATTATGAAAAGATAACATATGTAGTATAGCATGTGATGTGAGTGTGGCAATCAGTGGAGGCCAGACAAACAGGCCCAAAGAGACGTAGAGGATAAGGTCAGGAAAATAGATATTGGGGAAGTGTATGTGCACACACTCACAAAGACagtgagagtgagtgtgtgtCTTGTATTTGAAAGTCACATTTCATTATGTAGTTCCACTGAAAAATTGTATTTTCAAGTTAAAGGGCTTTACAGTTATTGGGATAGACCCCCACATGACTGATTTGTTTCAATATACAATAAGGCTAATTGTTTATGATGTAATTATCACAAAAAGTATTTGTGATTGCAGGTCTTAAGAACTTTTATTTCTATGTAACCCATAACGTAATTTCTGAGACCTCATCCCTTTTAAATACACCAGCATATAAATAGAGAACAAGCAAGCCTATAGAGAACAAGCAAGCCTAGCAAGAGAACCAAGCAAGCCTAGCAAGATTCACTTCCTATATACCcataaaccacccagggagcttcagctattgggtggtataaaaatgcaataaataaataaatgcaattaagATAAATTATGTTTTCAATCTGAAATCAGTTCAACTTCTTATATCCACAGTCCAATGCAATTCTAAGAGTTGCTGCTCCTGCAAAAACAATCTTGTTTAAGATACATACAAAATTCCAGAAGCAGAATAATCTTACAAGTTACAGAATCCCCCCAAAATCTACATTAAGTATATAGCACCAAATATGATGATGCGAAAGCACATACACTAACCAGATTATTATGACATGAGTTTTCCTAGGTATTTGCCTACTTTATCAGCTTCGTGAAGTAGCTGAAAAAGTACTAGgaaaatgtacacacacagaagttgctgttgttgttgttgttgttgttgttgttgaggtgaGACCTAGAAACAGAATTTGAAAACCATGGAGGAAAGAAATGAAGTAGGAGCaatacagggccggtgccagactattttgcgccctaggcaaggtgagctaccttcacacacacacacacacacaccaagaaaaatttccaattttgatttttaagaacagatgtttggtagaaaaaataagaagcacaaaacttgaaactgctaaatttattttaaagtgcaagaataagtaataatcccATCTCCTCTGCCTTCATTAGCCTAAACTGGCAAAGTAAGAGGGGgaccaatggctactactcccCAGAGCAAAGCTAATGGTTGGTGATGAAGAAACCAAGAAAATCGATTACGTTACGCTTCTTCACCCGACGAGCGACAACGGTGCCTGCTTGACCTGACGATGGAAAAGCTCGGCCACTTGCCTGCTTCTGTCCAGCAGCGCGAGCGTCACTTTAAGTCACCCTCGGATTGGCTGAAGACCAGCGGCTGCACATGCGTAGCTGGGTTCCTTTTCTGCTACCTTTCCCTCGCCTCGCGTGACATACCTGAAGTGCAACACAAGGCGACGGGCAGGGCTGGAGGCTGGCTGCCTCAATCCCTGCCTGTCGCCTCATGTTGCTCTgaggctagagcggctctgggagggcggcttctgggcgcgttctggaagtccaaacgtgtgaACTgagtggagccgccccacccccaccccagcgtccctggcttcgcttcagctgggcaggtgcggggtgccatctcacccacccagttGTGTCACTCTAGAccggctagagcggctctgggagggcagcttctgggcgcattccagaagtccgaatgtggagctgccgccccaccccagcgtccctggcttcgcttcagctgggcgggcaagtTGCGAAGCcaggaacgctggggtggggtgggggtggctccacgttcggacttccagaacgcacccggaagccgccctcccagaacCACTCTAGAGCAGCTaaagcggctctgggagggtggcttccaggtgcgTTCCGGACGTCCAAACGTAgagccgccgccccaccccagcatccctggcttctgttcggctgggcgggtgcagggcaccatctcgcccacccaggccgagctgaatcctcgggccagctcacagccaacccgtgtgagtgctgcgctgcacccggcacccctcttagcttggcgctctaggcggccgccttaGTAGCCtcaatggtagtgccggccctgggaGCAAAAGGAGTTCTTTGGCATGGCTTTCCTCAGTTGCCTTAGCAGGCTTAACTTCCTTTGTCCCTGAAAGAGTGGAGCAAATTGGGTACAGAGCCATTGCTGGCAGAAGTAGAGTTAAGTGGACTAAGAGCCTTCTCTCCAATTGTTTCATGAAAAGTTGGAGGCTAACTAGATATACAGTAATTGTTGGGGAGAGGGATTGGGGTCAGAGAAAGC containing:
- the LEPROT gene encoding leptin receptor gene-related protein translates to MAGIKALVGLSFTGVIGLTFLMLGCALEHYGVYWPLFVLIFYCISPIPHFIAKRVSDDTDAASSACMELAYFFTTGVVVSAFGFPIILARVEVIKWGACALVLAGNAVIFLTILGFFVLFGRGDDFTWEQW